The Plutella xylostella chromosome 27, ilPluXylo3.1, whole genome shotgun sequence genome segment ATTTTGTCCTCTAGTAACGGCAGCGCATGCCGTTCTATCTCACTATCTGTAGGACTATCGAATTCTGTAGGGAGATGAACCGTTTTTATGGCACTCACACTCATCCTACGATTCTCTAGACTACGATCTTCAGTCGTGTCTATGGATGGCGTGAGTGCTACGACGACTTCAGCTGAGGGCGGCGATGTAGGCCCCTCACTTTCAGCACTGACTGGCTCACTTGTCGATGTTACACTATTTACAAGAGCCACTCTATTTCCCTGCAGCGGTTCGTTCCGCTGTGGCTCCCGCCGGTTTTCACTGGCGACGACTACTTCCGCAGGTTCAGGCGTAACTCCGCTGGCGACAACATTTCCCGCAGGTTCAGGCGGGACTTGGCACGTGGTGACGTCTTGCGATGCGCGTGCGAGTGCACTTCTCCGAACCCGTGCTTGTTTTATATCTTCTTCTAGTGCAGCGACCTTGGCTTCAGCCAATTCAGCTTTTAATTCTTCTTCCTCAGCTTTAGCTTTAGCTGCAGCTATGGCCACCAGAGCGTTAGCTTTAGCCATCTTCTTTTGTTGCTCAAGAAGTTCCAAGCGGGCCTGTAATTCTCGGCGCCGTGCACGAGAATCAATGGGGAGTGATAAAATTGGTGGATGTGAAGTTCCGTTCTTCGACGATCTAGACTCGTAGACACTTCCTTCTATTTGCTCCTCTTCCGAGTCCTCCTCTAGAGCGGCGACCTTGGCTGCAGCCAATTTGACATCAAACATAGCTGCCTCAGCTTTAGCTATGGCCACCTCTTTTCGTCGCTCGAGAAGTTCCAATCGAGCTTGGGCCAATTCTCTTCGCCGTGCACGAGAAGCAGTGGAGCGCGACGAACATGGAAGACATGATCTTCCCTGATTTGTCGATGTTGACTCGACACTATCTAGTGCAGCGCTGactgcggcggcgggggcaACGGCAGTTGTGACACCGGCAACGACTATAGGACAGGGTGGCAACAATGGAGGGGACAGCGTCTCCGTCGTCGGCTCTGACGGCGGTTGTGGACCTGGTGTACCTCCTGTGGTTGCACCCCATGCCGATGCGTACTCCGTTGCATCTGCAGACCTCATCGTGGAGACGGCAGATTTCTCGTCCGTAGTCCTCTTCACTGCGTACGACTTCTGAGACCTCGTTACAGGCATCTTCTTTTCTTCCAATCCGGATGCACGAATGACCATAAATGTAAGGTCACTTCACGAACGAATGCCGGTTCGACTATAactatccggctcgaaggaccataaaTGTGAGCCCCTTCGATACGACTCACAACTATAACGAATTCCGGATGGTACGAACTTAAAAGAAAACACCAGTATTACTATCACTATTCACTTCGAGTGTCTCTGGAGAAGTTCACTATTCGAGCTTGATGTTTACTGTTTGACTGTTACTATTAAACTGAACTTAATGTGCGCCGGACACCTCGCTTTATATAGGCCGGCGAGCGATCTTCCCGAAAGTTCCAGAGATACTCGAggtcacactatttattattattattactaagtaggtataaacaatccatacttatctactaactataagtacctaacttagcATCTAGAAAGTTCGCGGACGTTGTGGAACATTCCCTAACTATTGTTCTAGAAGCTTCCAGACTATTGTAGATATATTGAATCCATACTAATCCTTCTAGAACTTTATCGAAACTACTGGAAAGTGATAGAATGTTCCAGAACCTTCGCAAGTTATCTATTCTATCTATCGATTGTCGCGAacagaaagttaaaaaaaagtttatttatgattgaatTTCCTATGGTAACCTAGTGTAGGTGTAGCTTAGGCTTGGGGACTCGGCCAAGAATATTAATTGACCCATAATATGTTGTTTTAAAATCATTCTTATTACCGTGAAGTGAAGTTTAACTAATGAcatattcgttataatattcaaaaacattgttttcattataattttttacacaCGTTGTGCTTGTTTCATATGACTCGCTTCGAGGGACAGAcaatttttatatgaaaaacaattgcgttaccaaaaacaacaacagagttaccgtaatttgtaaataaataaagtatttttcttaaatttataatattttatgtgacCGGTGTCTTATTTGATTGCTGCAGACGGTAGCTTTATTCCTGAActtcattatttaatattttaaaaatctttcTTTGTAGGGGACCGATAATGgtacccaaaataaaataatggcccatATTACAGTTGCCGAGCACATATCAGCATAACTAGAAACCTTTACAAGTGTAGAGAAAATAGTTGTAAggataaataaagttattgaaGTAAACTTTACTCACCCACCAAATGAGCATCGCTAGTCTCTTAATTTCTAGATCCGCCGtagaattttattgtttactagctgttcccgcgcgcttcgcttcgccttaaaaagttttcccgtgggaattccgggataataattagcctatgttctttcccagggtctagacagtatgtataccaaattccattcaaatccgttcagtagttttggcgtgaaagagtaacagacagacagacagacacagttactttcgcatttataatattagtttggATTAGTTTGGATTTGGATGTCTGCAGTCCGCACCTATGGTCCGAAACTCCGCACATTAGTTGTTGcacaaaaacttaataaataataacataaataataaaaaaatctttatttcaggcaaTAAACCCatagttacataattatttacagtgtgccaaaattataatataataaataatatttttaatttaaatttaaaaattagtCATTATCTTATCTTAATGTTATCCGCATTACATTTTGAGTCGTATTTACATGGTATTTACTcagaaaacatattattaattaacacaatgtaataattttcttaattttcCGATGCCGCCAAAAACCgttcttcttttgtttcatGAGGCAAAGGATTGTGGCTCACACAGCCTATTGCCCAagtataaagataaaatatacaagGCGGGCGAGATAACTAGACACCTGGGTTAAATGACATTTGTCTTTAGTACTGAGTGCAAAAAAGTAATATCGATATTACCAAATATTTCTTTTCATCCTCTTTGctatcagtatttttataatgaaggtcggaaaaataataaacctcGCCATACTGCGCAGTTTTAAtgaactaattttataaataaaataatatacatgtaGCGCCccgatatttaaaattattctgGTTATCAAATACCCGCATGCGAAAACATACTTACCTGACTTTtgttatattgtaataaaatgtataaatatttgtttatgcAGGCAAAAAGCTTTTGTTGCAacaagggtatactaagccgaaacctacatgtgcagcatggtaaatctaagcccgaaactaaaatcagaattaaaaaaaaccattctccatagtaaaaaagtcacgtgaccaacaaagtttctgtaggtttcggcttagtataccctttatgcaacaacctgtataagtCCTGGCTGTCCACGACAcaggcctgggtgttgcaatagctgagcCCTTGTTATATCACCaccttttaatttttaccaaacactgcaatctatattttttgtaactttcataatctttagtttaattttttttttcattttttcatttcAAGTATTCAAGTTGTTACCTACTTGTTAAAGTAGTAACAAAAAGTatgcgataaaaaatatttattgttaatcgTCTGATAATTCTTATGCTAACGCTACAAAAGGACGAGAGCGGGGCCACGCGCGGGGAAGAGGGAGTGGGTTAGATTTTTTGGCCAGGTGTCTAGAAACTTTGCGCGGGTAgtagttatacagggtgtcccaaaagtcaacgataTGCCTTGGAGGGCTGATAGACCAGCTCATGAGTAGCcagaatatcataatatgaCGTCAGTAAAAATTCGatagttttcgagatattgacacttaattatataaataacttacattacttacttacattaattttgtatcggcggcacgcaaaaaactgataaaaggtgtcgattttcaccaaaattataaaagtgtcaatatctcgaaaactatCGAATTTTTACTGAGGtcatattatgatattctgGCTACTCATGAGCTGGTCTATCAGCCCTCCAAGGCAtatcgttgacttttgggacaccctgtatatttataatgagGTGTTATGTTAATGCAATGTGAATGTGAAATGAATGGAAAGTGTTTATGGCAAGGAACATAAATATACACattatatacactcacgagcaatgaagaAGTTCCACTTCAAAATGCCGACATCAAACGaccttaatggtttcaaacatttaatttaaaattttaacaaaatattaccgtttttagttggtaatatcctgatcctgatgctctctaaaatgtacttcaatattgcaaatTCGTCATCATCGCGTCATTATCATTAAGCTAacctttttcgtttaggagtaggtaatttggtgcttttttcagtggaaccttttcattgcccgtgagtgtataagtgGTACTTCTCTAGTGTTTAtgttctttttaaattttacttaggtattatgtgttttatgtgcaaataaacaatttttacttttttttttttttatatagccTCATATAAAACTCACACTACCAAAGTTTTATTTGTGCCAAAATTGTCTGATTTTAACTCCACATTTAAAGTTTCACATAGATCCTTACTTATTAAGAAACAGGAAAAGGATATTATCAATGGATGATGTAACGAGCAGTGTGTGGATTATGTAAAGTAGCTGGTTAATAATGTGGTCTggtatttacatacttattgGCTCAGCAGCTACTTAGGTCGGCCGTACACGACCGGTTTTTTATCAGGTTTTTGGAACTTTTTAGGAGACTGCTTTTCTTCTTAAGTTATGTATTTGGCATCACCTTTCAGTcaggataaaaagtaattaagtatagtacctacatatctatGGTAGACTAGGTAGTTACAACTAGGTACTACGTTTGTGCTCTATGCCTTATGACATAATCCACGAGAAACATTAGTAAGCTAGAAAGTGTGTGCAGTCTACACagacatattattttatcttggTATCTTCTGTTCGCATTCCTCACTGATAAAACTGATGATAAAGTTTGCCATACAGTGCCTTAATATTATTCGGGTTCTGGATGATAAATAAACCCTTTCTTCAATGGAAGGAGAcacgtgccccagcagtggggacgtgatgggtcggatgatgatgatgctggACGATATCTGACTTTTGGACCTATCTACTGGACTAAACCCACTGCACTCTGCTTGTAGGTCAGCCATTTAggatttcataaaaataatacagatTACAGTAGTAAAAGCATGTAGTTAAGTATCTAGATTATAGCTgcagatatacctacatattatagcTTCATGAGGATACCTaatcttaaataattaaattaacgtACAAGTATTTCTTATGACATTAATTTGACGTGGTCTTACCAATCTTTGTCAATGGGTCTTACACCTAAATGTGACAGCTACCTTTTTATCATCCACAAGCATTCAGAATGTTTGATGTAGCTTGCATAGTATGCACAAGTAAGGTTTCATTTTATGATTACTATCAGCATGCCAAGCATAATGACCTTTTATAGTTACGAAGCCACATACAAATTGCAGATACAGTTGCTATGCTACCCATTTATACGCACGtgatattatgtttaaaagaaGGCTTGAATCTCGGGGGTTTTAAACGTTGGCTAGGTTATAAAACCTGTGAGCCAGTGTATTTAACCACTTTGGATAAGTACCATTCAATTCTTAAGAATAGGAGGATAACTATTCATTACCATACTGATAGTATATCATTCACTGTTCTACATGGAcctgatcatcatcatcagcctataatcatccactgcaggacataggcctctcccaagaagcgccacaacactcggtcttcgaccttcctcatccaaccactaccggctacccgcctaaggtcgtcagtccagcgggcaggaggttatacaaaaacataaatacttGCATGATTGGGATATCCTCAGCTTTAGGTTTTAGAACATTGTCAAACTTACCAACTGCCTATTCATTCATGCAAACGTTCACGGTTTGTAAAGTATAGGttgtttgacaaggtacaaaagtgtacaaaTTTTGTCGCCTAAAACACGACAACATCTCATCaacaaaattgattttaaatacttatattttatttgatgacgattaggtatataaattatagttagtttagtatattttgtattattagtatgtattaggtacctatattataatataatgtaggaatatatgtatatgtaggtatataatttgtatcgttattatgtataagtaagtatatctctGTGTTTCGTTTTAAGTAGATAAACTTCTCTCCTCTCAGCCTATCGGACTACCAAccactttctcgacatcaccaaggttaactggtagagaatgctactagcattaagttcgcctttgtacaatgttttttatgtgcaataaagaatttataacaataataataacagcgtgttttgaaactatacaaggccagaacgcacccatagtgtactagcactgtatactttcaagtgaaaaaaaataatatcttacttgaaaatatacacgatttgtgcgtactaatcgcgtatactttcaagttgggatttactgaatcgttcttgaaaatatacattgctattacgcacattgcttgattggcgtacttgtcgcatataatttatacctacatgctgattttgatttacttaactatttcggtaaatgtacatgactacaatttacttgttctgcctgtcatagacctatagaatgttaataaataaagatgaacaagctctaatttgattgataaattgataattatagcaataatacttgcaagtaagaatactaatatattattatttatatgaattaagagtaatacctactacactcacgagcaatgaaaaagttccagtgatgaTAGCTCCTGAACttaaaagactagcttaatgacgccgtcgccgtcggcaatatattaaagtaaatttaacagcgcatcaaaatataggtaaccaactaaaaacgaaaattttgatcaaatcctaaattaaatgttttaaaaaaattgtggtcatttggtgttgagtATTTactacttggacttattcattgctcgtaagtgtAGATGGAGTAGGTATTACCCAATAGAcctattacatacatatttttcatcaagttttgaatggaccataattgtattttatgaattgttctacaccctcttctgagataatttttactattaacaacagttctacagtttaatttaaatcaatttactttttaactgtacgatgtaaacaaaaaacacgttacgaaaacaatgccaagtgcggaatgatgatacaatgtttagaaagcaatagacttattactacttcgcatgaaagaaagagagagcaacaattcaaaagggctacctggtaactaatcacgtatagtttcaagtgcttgcattgccgcttggcacttgaaaatatacacgattagtacgcagtggtaactgctgcagtatattttcaagccataattttggcccaacttacttgaaaatatacgcgattagtgcgtaatggccttgtatattttcaagtaaatcatggcgctattttaatttgaaaatatacgcgagcagtcccaacctctgcgttctggccttgtatagtttcaaaacacgcataATAACATCTAAATTGTAAACTGTTTCTAAAAACGTTCACTACAAATTTAATACGAACAAAAGGCActagtaatttttaaaaaacaggtaaaatttattaacataGAAAACACTATTAAATTTCAAGAGataggtattataaaataatcaaagataataataggtacttatagctaTTCAAAATGTGatctaagtatttaaaaaaaaactatttttaggTGCTATGCTGGTAACTTCACACTCGTGAAAAGCCATTCGAGTATAAAAGTCAGAGTTCTAGTAACAGTTTTTCACACTGTTCCAACACTTTGTATAGCGGTTCAGTTCAGACAGTTCAAAGCCTGTACCGATAGATGGCGATTCCCCCACAccacattaaaataaaaaggtttatttGGTATAAGTACCTCATTGCTTTACATTTTGGGTTCTTGGCTATAAACTAGGATTCCCTGTGGTATGGGTAGTCGCAGGTAGCCAGGCATTTTTAGTGTACTTAAATCAAGTActaaggtacttacttacaggtTCACCACAGAATAGCAGACATTTAGAactagtacctaagtacatataagtatttaacagaaAAGTTCACGTTCAAATTCAAATCTTCTGGGAATCAAGGGCCAGACGGATCTAAGTATAATGTAGGGCCGATTTATCAATGGTCAGACAAAGGTTATCCAGGGGAGGAATGGCACTACGGCACTGGACCTGACTGACATGAACCCACTTATGTGCAATGCAATATCctgtatgtaagtactcaAACTTGCCCAAATGTATTGGTCAAAATTGCCCAAAATCTATCAACTAGCTGCCGCTTGCTCTTGCAACAGTCTCTGAACTATTTGCCCCTGAAATTTTATACACGTACTTCTAGGCAGAAACCTCATCAACGCCGAAACGTATAAACCAAACCTGTCTAACCCTTGCGCCCATTCGGATAAGCCTTGGGTGTAACCGCTAATGTTTTCTCTCTGGTCAGTGAATATATTTGTATGGGAGGCCTTGCGTTTTTTTCTAGGAGTGCTTTCTACAGGCATGTCGTCGTTTAAGTAAACCTCTTCCATGTTGGTGTCATCGTTGGATGCAACGCTGGAATTCGAATCGGCGGCGGTGACTCCATTTTCGAATTCTGCATCCTGGAAATTATTTAAGCAACAATGAGTTATAATGAAAATGAACCGACGATTTAAGAcaggtggcgggtagtggctggatgaggaaggccgaggatagTGTTgcggcgctccttgggaggggtcatgtccagcagtggacgtctatgggctgatgatgatgatgagttagaattatgataatatatattatgctcTGGCTGCGAGTGGCTCCTACATATTCTTCAATGTGTTTTAACCTTAGATCAATGTCattaagtttaaattaatatgttACCAATATTCCTATTGCTCTAAGGTTAAGTTGGCTGTACCCAATAATGTAAAGACTGGAAAAGCTGTGGTGGGATACGGATACACAGATACGGATCAAGTTCTAAGACAAACCACCGTGGGTTCAATTCCTGGCAGGTTTACgaaagaattatttttaaataaccaTTTTCTCTTTAGGTGAACAAAAAGATCGTGACGATACCTGCACATGTAGATGCTATGTGTGAACTGATGGTGGAAGATGTCCCAAAGGATATGCGTACCATTCGAGTAAGCCTTAGACAATATCTCTGGAGTAGTTAAGCCAATGCCGGCGCTAACTCCACGACAGAGAAtataattgtttaaaaaattacttacatcATCTTTAAAAAGTGTAGCAGGGTGATATGCAGTCAAGTGATCCTTCAGCATGGATAAATTTGTCCAATTTATTACATCCTTGCAAATTGTACACGTGGCGACATCTACTGATACCTGAAAAATACACAAtgacattaatttattacacaaaaACAATAAGGCAACCGATAATTTTTACTTCACAATAAGTTATAAAAAGAGTCAAATGAATTAACTGGCGACATCTATTGACCAatattgaaactaaataactGGCGACATCTATTGACCAACGTAAGTACAAACTAAATACCTCGAAGTAGTTCCAGTAAGGCAAATGCTGCGAACTCCGCAACGCACAGTCTTGGGAGTGCTCGTTCCCCTCTGCATCTGAAGAAGCCGCACAGTTGCATTGCAAGACTTCACCTTTTATTCGGGTTTCTGTAAAttgtatagaaaataatattatcatactGAGCGTGTTTTAGTCTGGCAACATTTGTTGTGTTTTGATTTAGTTCGGCTACTCAAAGATAGATGGCGTTTACAATAACCTTTAAAAAATCTgcatactttaaatcttacCTCCTCGATTTGTTGTGCCcgttttctgaaaaaaaaaattacagattAGGCCCAGCTTGGGCACAGCTTAGTTACAAATACACGTGAAGATACTGTTAGGATCtggatacctacttataccaTTACCATACCTGTAAAACGAAATCCATAGTAGACTTGATGAGGTAGactgttaaatttaatgttatgtGGCAAATATTTGAAAGAGATCTACCTATATGCCGTATAATgttaccatagaataacaaatacagtAGTAGTACTCgtgcaaaaaataaataacttaaccTATAGGTACATCAGTGGATTTTAGTTGAGTAGCTTAGgaataatttatacttaataagtGCATACTCATTTAATGTTACACTTACCTTGTCCACAGCAACATCTTTATCATTCAAATGCTTAGCAATATACTTGGAGGTAATCTTTTTCTTGTCACTGCTGGGAAAGGGTATCAAATTGATGATTTCTCTGAACGCATAGTCATCGAAAAGTGACAGCGGTCTTCCGTGGTGTTTGACTAGGTTCACGCAAAACCGTTTCAGGAGGCTGAAGGTGTCTTGACGGAGTCTAGGCTGTTGGCTGGACCCTGGTGGTTTCCAGTCGGAGCATTCCTCAGGTTTGGcgccatttttttcgacaatTTCGACGTAGACCTCCGAATGGTGGACGGCGAAGTG includes the following:
- the LOC105390877 gene encoding uncharacterized protein LOC105390877, with product MGRKRTNHVHEYVEYDEAMDTSRCLMQDCTTVLKGKHGSNLLRHFAVHHSEVYVEIVEKNGAKPEECSDWKPPGSSQQPRLRQDTFSLLKRFCVNLVKHHGRPLSLFDDYAFREIINLIPFPSSDKKKITSKYIAKHLNDKDVAVDKKTGTTNRGETRIKGEVLQCNCAASSDAEGNEHSQDCALRSSQHLPYWNYFEVSVDVATCTICKDVINWTNLSMLKDHLTAYHPATLFKDDDAEFENGVTAADSNSSVASNDDTNMEEVYLNDDMPVESTPRKKRKASHTNIFTDQRENISGYTQGLSEWAQGLDRFGLYVSALMRFLPRSTCIKFQGQIVQRLLQEQAAAS